The Solidesulfovibrio sp. DNA window GCCGTTTTCCACGGCCCGGGCGATGGACTGGGCATAGGCCGAGCGCAGGGCTTCCGGTTCGCCTTCCGTGCCGCCGCGCCAGATGGGGCCGACGGTGTGGATGATGTGGCGGGCGGGCAGATCAAAGCCCGGGGTGATGACGGCGCCGCCGGCCGGCAGCCGGCCTATCCGGGCGATGATCTCGCGGCAGGCGCCGGGGAGTTTCGGCCCGGCGGCCCGGTGGATGGCCCCGTCCACGCCGCCGCCGCCGGCCAGGGCGGAATTGGCGGCATTGACGATGGCATCGGCGTCGTCCTTGGTGATGTCGCCTTCGAGAAGCCGAAGGATGCCGGAACCGATGGGATAGGTCGCCGTCTCGGGCATGGCGCGCACCTCCATGTCTTGCGCCGCGACCGGGAATCTAGGGGATCGCGGCCGTTGGCCCCAGGATGCACAGGCCGGTTTTTTCCGGGGCGAAGGACGCCCGGGCGATGCCGGCCAGGTCGTCACGCGTCACCTTATCCAACGCGGCGGCGGTTTCCTCAAGGGGAATGTGGCGGTCGAAGAGCAGGATGTTGCGGGCCAGGCGCATCATGCGGTTTTCCGACGATTCCGCGCCGAGGTAGAGCAGCCCCTTGAGGTGTTCGCGGGTGTGGTCGAGTTCCTCGTCGGTCACGGCGCCGCCGGCCACGGCATCGAGTTCGCCCCGCACCACGGCAAGGAGCTCGCCC harbors:
- a CDS encoding O-acetyl-ADP-ribose deacetylase; amino-acid sequence: MPETATYPIGSGILRLLEGDITKDDADAIVNAANSALAGGGGVDGAIHRAAGPKLPGACREIIARIGRLPAGGAVITPGFDLPARHIIHTVGPIWRGGTEGEPEALRSAYAQSIARAVENGLATISFPAVSTGVYGYPVDKAAPLALGVMAEALEKGAVREIRLYLHGKHAYALWRSVADDLFGGIAR